One window from the genome of Cardiocondyla obscurior isolate alpha-2009 linkage group LG04, Cobs3.1, whole genome shotgun sequence encodes:
- the LOC139101996 gene encoding putative leucine-rich repeat-containing protein DDB_G0290503 yields the protein MIDAKPRGDATSMKKSETTSNDANGDLISKSNVAKPPFPFYFDAALSNRKVSNKYPSFFFTRQDFEKVVFDTRNGNYHVGLEDSRSLREESPTKALTSDVDSNVCFRVTTTNRPFEKCLDGWTDPFDDDDFTRQFDHRHFGDCTNENDRTNERSSGCDVNDNNNHSKCRTGAKVRFAIDSQNASPSKFDSAVKIGAPCDTLQTYKSILDDGQVDEQSAASSVKLTEIRVEFADVKDCCDNTRDKSYTSSVEEGSSAMREDDPFITVGANKVDAKLKTKIPQTYHKDRNNDVNCVKIREGFDLISWNVEAKSALKTVKENVITKETIASEEHNAKQVARSDAPSEVSENVRRFTDKSLETACEVEKTTKITQAIRRGEKMFNVSPHNFLNECNEPSNISTNDFMNKSNRIDQTKSLLEKTKEKNNYFVDSKSNRKIISPSKHIFIEKSIPVKARRSSFLETMLFDESTDMSMYRTVISTVTDVDKELNNSNKSPNKIAKVETDITMESKRSRDTTEIDTRDHKVLKNLEKMEEKAVKISNVKSIQSENRSPSDVKNDVLNELLCNFSNIKLKIVSPENKRSSTKIRDDESLSPSIAIGNNKNFRENADASKLQKSQNVVCSVSLNIKTVDVNRNATVEEVVKNDVIKIKIEEKPQDPTSHSPALDEKITKNRIDIKGEKMNEPSCDIENKIAKDNSAMKIAESSSDIKSKEINTEISSERISEEAKSKINREHKKLRDTRIPKTILKKISVETVEHEQQRAREFQKRILIGAPATMNKIFDSKESKVRRKTSMENHKNCEKASGKIHSKEKTDAKSVTNAADDDRGRIEDRPICTLTPDTMSSGDKCAIIRNFSVNRRNNNDNNRALTPVANVSNDQSFRDVVTITPGKVKSFVKYYEIRDATIVEQHSKINDREKVARPKFTVSQAAPAVARNSQQPEPITSETRSRNKSVKSNDYDLPRISFSKNQPLTYVPRAPEPLLNGPICKKPTELKIKRNGKSTPDEETRARSTKATAKKSVQFLSGCTVIHSETFAKDESTVTTGRDINTLRKRRAPGVPSSWDCNGSQKLTRENVKSENSPNVGKDSHGPREAVTERHTVADRTQNSGTNRFILKSETP from the exons ATGATCGACGCGAAGCCTCGTGGCGATGCGACGTCCATGAAAAAAAGCGAGACGACGAGTAACGACGCAAACGGTGACCTAATTTCAAAGTCGAACGTAGCGAAACCGCCGTTTCCATTTTACTTCGACGCCGCGTTGTCTAATCGAAAAGTGTCTAACAAATAtccgtcgtttttttttacacggcaGGATTTTGAAAAGGTAGTGTTCGATACGCGAAACGGGAACTATCATGTAGGGCTTGAGGATTCGCGAAGCTTACGCGAAGAGTCGCCGACGAAAGCGCTTACATCGGACGTCGACAGTAATGTTTGTTTCCGCGTCACGACGACAAATCGTCCGTTCGAAAAGTGTCTAGATGGATGGACAGATCCTTTCGACGACGATGATTTTACTCGGCAGTTCGATCATCGCCACTTCGGAGACTGCACCAACGAAAACGATCGAACGAACGAGAGATCATCTGGTTGTGACGTTAACGATAACAATAACCATTCGAAATGTCGCACGGGCGCGAAGGTACGATTCGCGATAGACTCTCAAAACGCCTCACCGTCAAAATTCGACTCCGCCGTAAAAATCGGTGCACCGTGCGACACTTTACAGACCTACAAATCCATTCTCGACGACGGACAAGTCGACGAACAAAGCGCGGCTTCTTCTGTGAAACTGACTGAAATCCGAGTGGAATTTGCGGACGTAAAAGATTGCTGCGACAATACGAGAGATAAATCATACACGTCGAGTGTCGAGGAGGGAAGTTCCGCGATGAGAGAAGACGATCCTTTCATAACAGTGGGCGCAAACAAGGTCGACGCGAAATTAAAGACGAAGATTCCACAAACGTATCACAAGGATAGAAATAACGACGTTAATTGCGTGAAAATTCGCGAGGGCTTCGATTTGATATCATGGAATGTGGAGGCTAAAAGCGCTCTTAAAACCGTAAAGGAAAATGTAATAACCAAGGAAACTATCGCTAGCGAAGAGCACAATGCGAAACAAGTGGCCCGAAGTGACGCTCCGTCAGAAGTTTCCGAGAACGTTCGTCGCTTTACAGATAAAAGTTTGGAAACGGCCTGCGAAGTTGAAAAAACCACGAAAATAACTCAAGCAATACGTCGAGgcgaaaaaatgtttaatgtatcgccacataattttttaaacgaatgCAATGAGCCGTCGAATATTTCCACTAAcgattttatgaataaatCGAATCGAATTGACCAAACTAAATCACTTCTTGAAAAGACTaaagagaaaaacaattatttcgtGGATTCTAAGAGTAATCGCAAGATAATTTCTCCATCGAAACACATTTTCATAGAAAAAAGCATTCCTGTTAAAGCGAGACGAAGTTCTTTTTTGGAAACTATGCTGTTTGATGAATCAACTGACATGTCGATGTATCGTACGGTAATTTCGACCGTAACCGACGTAGATAAAGAGTTAAACAACTCTAATAAATCGccgaataaaattgcaaaagtaGAAACGGATATCACGATGGAAAGTAAACGTTCGCGTGATACAACAGAAATAGATACGAGGGATCATAAAGTTTTAAAGAACCTCGAGAAGATGGAAGAAAAGGCTGTCAAGATTTCAAATGTAAAATCAATCCAATCGGAAAATAGAAGTCCCAGTGACGTAAAGAATGATGTGTTGAATGAGCTTCTCTGCAATTTTAGCAacataaagttaaaaatagtGAGCCCCGAGAATAAGAGATCGTCAACAAAGATAAGAGATGACGAGAGCCTTTCTCCCTCAATTGCGATCggtaataacaaaaattttcgagAAAACGCGGATGCGTCTAAATTACAAAAGTCTCAAAACGTCGTTTGCAGCGTttctttaaacattaaaaCTGTTGATGTGAATCGTAACGCAACGGTTGAGGAAGTCGTAAAAAACGatgtcataaaaataaagattgaggAAAAGCCACAAGATCCCACGAGCCACTCGCCAGCGCTCGATGAAAAAATCACGAAGAATAGAATAGACATTAAAGGCGAAAAAATGAACGAACCTTCCTGCGACATCGAGAATAAAATTGCTAAAGATAATTCCGCGATGAAGATCGCTGAAAGTTCTTCGGACATTAAATCAAAAGAGATCAATACTGAGATAAGTAGCGAAAGAATATCCGAAGAGGCAAAAAGTAAGATCAATCGGGAgcataaaaaattacgagatactCGGATCCCCAAGACGATACTTAAAAAGATTAGCGTCGAGACCGTCGAGCACGAGCAGCAACGGGCACGTGAATTCCAGAAAAGAATTCTTATCGGTGCACCCGCGACAATGAACAAAATTTTCGACAGCAAAGAATCGAAGGTCAGACGCAAGACTAGTATGGAAAACCATAAGAATTGTGAAAAAGCATCAGGGAAGATTCATAGCAAAGAAAAGACTGACGCAAAATCCGTGACTAACGCGGCCGATGACGATCGAGGAAGGATCGAAGATCGGCCGATATGTACATTAACACCGGACACGATGAGCAGCGGCGATAAGTGTGCCATAATTAGGAACTTTTCTGTAAACCGTCGTAACAATAATGACAATAACAGGGCCCTAACACCCGTAGCTAACGTAAGTAACGACCAATCGTTCCGCGACGTTGTAACGATAACCCCGGGTAAAGTTAAAAGTTTCGTTAAGTACTACGAGATTCGGGACGCGACGATCGTCGAACAGCATTCTAAAATTAACGATAGGGAGAAAGTAGCTAGACCTAAGTTCACGGTGAGCCAAGCTGCGCCCGCGGTCGCGAGGAACTCGCAGCAGCCGGAGCCGATAACGAGTGAAACGAGAAGTAGGAACAAGAGCGTTAAATCAAACGACTATGATCTTCCTAGAATATCGTTTAGCAAAAATCAACCTTTGACGTACGTCCCAAGGGCTCCGGAGCCACTTCTCAACGGTCCAATTTGTAAGAAACCGACGGAATTGAAGATTAAACGGAACGGAAAGAGTACGCCCGACGAGGAGACACGTGCGCGGTCCACCAAGGCTACTGCGAAAAAGTCGGTGCAATTCCTAAGTGGCTGCACCGTAATTCATTCAGAAACTTTCGCCAAGGACGAATCCACGGTAACTacgggccgcgatataaaCACGTTGAGAAAGAGGAGAGCCCCTGGAGTACCATCGTCGTGGGATTGCAACGGTTCCCAGAAGCTAACTCGCGAAAACGTGAAATCGGAAAACTCGCCGAACGTTGGAAAAGATTCTCACGGACCTCGGGAGGCCGTTACTGAG AGACATACAGTAGCCGATCGTACGCAGAATTCAGGTACTAatcgctttattttaaaatcagaAACCCCATAG